aaattattttatggtctatattaaattttatatatatatatatatatatatatatatatatatatatatagagtattTCATCGTTAGAATATATTATCAAtgctattttaaaaaattttaaataacttgatcaaaacaaaaaaactaaacatGATTCTTATCTCTTGAGATTCAGCAATACATCATCATGTGTAATTATTAATGGCGCTCCTTGATCATTGTAGTTTTCATCGTCCATATAATTCCCATGCctcttttcatttaaaaaaaaaaaaaacatcttgtACCGTCTTAAGCCAAAACCTTAATAAATAACCTAACTATAaataacctaaaaaaaaaaaaaaaaaaaaaactaactataaATCTGGCATGTCAGAATGGAATTATTATGTGTCCCACATTATGATCTCGAACTAGATAGGTAAGAGGCAACATACTGATTACTGACCCATGGATATCTCGTATTTCTTCATTGAAATACCGCCTAACCCTAAAATCTTGCAAGTTAACCTGCAAATTAATCTGTCCCACATTTATGATCTTTAACTAGAAGGCAACAAGCTTTAccctttccatttcatttgaaattaaaataaaataaaatttatttagtgttaaatgatgaaaaatattattttaatattaaagttaaaagacaaaatttacaatattatttcttattttacatTATAAATGAAGGGGATTCTATTTCACATTAAATCATGTAGAATGCTAGGTGTTTTAATTTCCttgtgttcttctagtgttttcttggttctagatagatattattttcttaaaaaaaattttaaaaaaattatctattatttctatcacttgatttttataaaattatatctacctaagatttttttttaaaaaaaaaaaacacacacacaaataccgaaagaaaaagaaaaaaataaaaaaataaaaacacgcAGCATTTCCCGTTAAACCATGCATAGAtatctcctatatatatatatatttatttcttccCTGAAATGCCTTGGCTTTAATTAACGACACAACTGACCTTCATGATCAGGAGGCTTATTAATTAATGTTGCCTTCAATCCATTACTATGTATCACCATCCCTTCCTCCCTTTCAAAATCATATTTGTCTCAAGATTGGCTGTCAAGTTTGACGAATAGCTTCTACAATTTATAGAgatttttaccattgttttcaaattaaactgTTGCCATTAATGTTACTTTTACTGACTAATTAAGCAATATTTTACAGTATTTAATTACCACCTTAGTGTCCTTTGATTGGGTTTTTGGGGCTGCTTTGCTCAGCCTCTTGCCTTATTTTTGGTGTAATTCTAATCAAATGTCATACTTGTGTCTTACTTATATCTTagtaagaatgatgtggctattaaaatcactctttgatcaaaattcaataataatcaatcaaaagtccaatagtgattttaatagtcacattatttttagtaTGACACAAATAAGCCTCCTAAAATtaattactctaaaaaaatcTATCTCTTGGGTATGTAAATTTTACATGATGATCCATCTCTTTTGGCACTTGATCTTTCCTTTAACCTTTTTAATTCTGAATTGCTTAATTAagataaatgcatttatttattatgttaatGGATGAAGGATACATAGTcgcaaacaaaaccaaaaaacataGAACAAATACACACGCATGTGCATgcataatttttccttaaaagagaAGCTAATAAACTATGGATGCCACGTCAGGCACAGGAACGGGAAACTCATCAATCTCATCCGTCCACGGATTATGTTCATCCTTTGCCGGATCAACGGTTCGCAATGCTCGCCACACAGCACTGTTGCACTTGAATCCAGACCCAAATGCAATCTGCCACACCCGATCACCTCTCTTGATCCTCCCGGCGGCCTCACAGTAAGCCAACACATACCACGAAGAGCTACTTGAAGTGTTCCCGAACCTGTAAAGAGTCATCCTCGAGGGCTCCATATGCGACTCAGTGAGTCCAAGATTCTTCTCTAACTCGTCCAGCACCGCCCTCCCACCGGCATGTATGCAAAAATGTTCGAAAGCCATCTTAAAATCCGGCacatatttttgtattttcatattaaatACTTTTCTCCCAACTAAATTCAGAAGAAATAAGAGTTGTTCAGATATGGGCAGGACTAAGGGCCCCAGTGTTGTGATGTGGGTTTTGAGGGCTTCGCCGGCCGCCGACAAGAGGTCTTTGGAGATTTGGACGCCGAGTCGTTTTTCTGGGTCTTCTTTCTGCAACACACAATTGTAACATTTGTCGTCTGCGCCCATGTGGGTGCGTAGAGAGTGAACGAGCTGGTACTTTGAACGCCCGCGATCGGATACTCGGTTTGTTAAGAGGATCGCCGCTGCACCCAAGCGGAAGAGGCAGTTTGTGATGAGCATTGAGCGGTTGTTGCCGCCATACCAGTTGAGATTCATCCCTTCCATGCTCACTATAAGTGCGTAGGTGTTCGGCTCCACCTGTTACAAAATGACAGCAAAAagtgttggttttttttttttcttttcttttttataaagaactataaaataactattttacTCCAACGTAAGCAAGATGATATTTTCAATGATAAGAAAGACTTAAACCGTAAAAAAATCAGAATGGGTGACCAAAGTTCTTATTCTATTTAGATGTGACTATAGCACATGCATTCCCTTAAGCCGGTTGAGGTGGTCCTCAAGCTAGTTGAAGCGTTCCTTCAAGCCGCTTGAATCATAGTTGATTCAGTTTTATCGAGAACACTAGTAACACTCAAGCTGATAGCATGGAATAATTCAAAACAGTTTTCTATTTCAAGATTCGACCCTAAAACTTTTCACCCACTAAACCCTTTGAGTTAACTGAAATACCACTAGACCAATCAAGCCGCTTAAATCATAGCCTAATTCAGtttcaccaaaaaaaactaGTAATACTCAAGCCGATAGTATGAAAATAATCCAAAAAGTTTTCTATTCCAAGATTCGACTCAAAAACTTTTTGCGACCCACAAAACCCTTTTGAAAGTTCCTtttaacaaaaacccaaaaaaaaaaaaaaattaccccaATTAAGGCTTTGGATATATAATAAACCAGTTTAATTAAAAACCTGTAACAAGCGTTTGGCGAGGTCAAGGGAAATAAGTCCAGCACTGCAGCCCATCCCACCAAGGCTATAGCTCAAAACATTCCCTCTGAGCTTGTAGCGGTGCACAACCATGGCAGACAAAGATGGCGTCGGATTAAACAAGCTAGAATTCACAATAAGAATCCCTATATCCTTAACATTCACCCTCGTTTTCGCTAGCAACTCATCGACAGCTCCAAAAATCAGCATCTCCGCCTCCTTCCTAGCTTCCTCCACGCTCATTATCCCCGGGATCTCCATCAAAGACTTTGATCCGTACGTCTTCTGCCCATACCCTGACCTCTCCATTATCTTCCTCTGAAACGCCATGCTTTCCTCCGAGAAACTCCCGGTGAGCTCAGATCTCTTCAAGAAAAACTCCTTGGTGCACATTTGAGTTTTGTCGGGCTTGTAACATGCGAAATCCAACAAGTAAACTTGTCTTGGCCGACACATGAAGTAGAGGGCTACGAGGAAGACAGTAACTGCAATGCATGCAGTTGCTGATACGAGGTTGAGCTCATGGTTGTAATAATGGACGAAATTACCCTCTTCAGAGAGATGAGTAGTGGAAAAAAGTATGGCGATAAGAGGGACAAGAACGAGATACATGGCATTGGAGATTAGGTAGTGGAAAGCAAGCTTCCCGTAGTTTACTGGGTTTGGTTTCTTCTTCTCGTCCTCCATTGTTGACAACGACTGGAGCTGAGAATAGGTCGAAGAACCAATTAATTAAGCGGCTCTTCACGTTGTTCAAGACGACACTATACGGGGCATAAGAGTTGCCTTGGATTTGCAGAAAGTCAGAAGGAAAGGACACTGCAAACTTTAAGATGGAAAAGTTTTGGGATGTGGGGTGCTTTATAGAATTTCATACAAACGTCCTACAAATATCTTACAAATCTGACTGCAAAACTAATATTTGCAAAGTTGACCTGGCATCACTAATTagttattagatttttttttttcttgaaaagagtaatgatatataacataattttattctttaaatatCTATAAGTGCGTAGGTGCTGGGCTCCACCTCTATAAATATCTATAATAACAgtcaaatctaatttttaaGTGTATTTTTTCGTCTCCAACATAATATgcaatttaacctttttttttttcatctagtgtgaatagtgaataAATTGATTAGTCTattctcactttctttcttttattctctttcctcctctttcttttacTATTTTCCAcacaaaatgatatttaaagaaaataaagaatgtGTTAGAgtgtatatgaaaaaaaaatgagtggctaaagtaaaaatttgtattattttagtAGCTATTTTGCCTATTTCTGCTGGATATGCTCTTAGAGTATCTCCAGGAGAATAGACAAATCCTTCATAATAATCAAATTTGTCTCTTAttaactttttttccttttcagcaGAATagctattttgcattttttttcttctagtttgaATAGAAAATAGGTTGATTAACCTATTTACTATTTACATTATAAATTTcgtttattattgtttttctctccctttcttcaTTTTACTCTCcttctcctcctttttcttttacacTCTTttccacacaaaataatatttaaagaaaatagacaGTAAAATATAGAATATGTTAGTGTGTATGaaaaaattagtagctaaagtaaaaaattgtattttttcgGTAACTATTTTACCTATTTCTACTGAAAATGCTCTTATGTATAGAATTACTTAGGCTCTATAATAGTTATCGGGCGAAACTTCCAAGGGGCTTGAGGTCTCAAGcctcaatattttttctaattattattattatatttttaaatacaaaagccctttaaaatcaattttttatggGGAAACTTCACGCCTGAACTGCAACGCTTTTTAAGAAGActccccaaattttaaaaattatcaatttaacCTCtttaactttcaatttgattcaattgactaCCTCCGTCAGATTCAGCTATTAATCCTTAAcagaaattactaaaaagaccaaataccctcggtttttgtttttttatttatttttaatataaaatccATGGTAAATTTAGAACTTTACAAataaagtcaggggtataaagattgttttattattttttatgtttaaaatttgacggagtgGATATAttgtatcaaattaaaagtttatgaggtgaaattaaaagttataaaaatttgaacaagTATTCTCAAAATGCGTGAGATAATTCATGAGTCTTAAGTAAATTAGTTTCCCAAATTtttatcaataatttttata
This genomic interval from Corylus avellana chromosome ca3, CavTom2PMs-1.0 contains the following:
- the LOC132173857 gene encoding 3-ketoacyl-CoA synthase 11-like; translated protein: MEDEKKKPNPVNYGKLAFHYLISNAMYLVLVPLIAILFSTTHLSEEGNFVHYYNHELNLVSATACIAVTVFLVALYFMCRPRQVYLLDFACYKPDKTQMCTKEFFLKRSELTGSFSEESMAFQRKIMERSGYGQKTYGSKSLMEIPGIMSVEEARKEAEMLIFGAVDELLAKTRVNVKDIGILIVNSSLFNPTPSLSAMVVHRYKLRGNVLSYSLGGMGCSAGLISLDLAKRLLQVEPNTYALIVSMEGMNLNWYGGNNRSMLITNCLFRLGAAAILLTNRVSDRGRSKYQLVHSLRTHMGADDKCYNCVLQKEDPEKRLGVQISKDLLSAAGEALKTHITTLGPLVLPISEQLLFLLNLVGRKVFNMKIQKYVPDFKMAFEHFCIHAGGRAVLDELEKNLGLTESHMEPSRMTLYRFGNTSSSSSWYVLAYCEAAGRIKRGDRVWQIAFGSGFKCNSAVWRALRTVDPAKDEHNPWTDEIDEFPVPVPDVASIVY